Proteins encoded together in one Rossellomorea sp. y25 window:
- a CDS encoding PucR family transcriptional regulator ligand-binding domain-containing protein gives MKSNYYFSVEDILVRRYFEHAKVIAGHNGLSRQVKWVHVVEVTSIKNLLNGNELILSTGIALQEEETFLSLLHQLIESEAAAICIELDTNISTIPISVLKCADAFDFPIIVFQREVPFVSITQDIHSVLINQQYDMIKKLDSYAQELNRRLLGVNHFREILQVLHKELAVPVLFQLKEQEVEIYPLMCSPDEERIRKCYHSHKDSRNHHFASTKVILFDQEYAELCIYRSDHPFSEYELLILDRTSTALAQYLMRELYFNEQKRLEDSKWITCWLKGEQSYERLSAFLGDLNVQVNGGVVCICQTNRLNQQEPIDLTFFNLVTRSIFEQQGFRVLPERIGNDLIFILLDTRRTGDWKSRVTTAYEKILQSDFFKDSSQTVFATGKYQMETMEIHKSYETAKDSLMFQSKVDASKAYFFFDDLHLYRLISIVNNNVNLWEMIEEYLTPLLDYDRKHDGSLLKTLKVFLACQGSKQETSKQLFIVRQTLYHRLKKIEDLLGDDFMTSDKRVAIEFLLAAHDYLQPLSSLKKSKIN, from the coding sequence ATGAAAAGTAATTACTATTTCTCAGTAGAAGATATTCTAGTAAGAAGGTACTTTGAACATGCTAAAGTGATTGCTGGGCACAATGGTCTCAGCCGTCAAGTTAAGTGGGTCCATGTAGTCGAAGTAACATCGATAAAGAATCTTCTTAACGGAAATGAACTGATCCTTTCTACAGGAATCGCTTTACAAGAGGAGGAGACCTTTCTTTCACTCCTTCATCAGTTAATTGAGAGTGAAGCAGCGGCCATTTGCATTGAACTTGATACAAATATTTCTACGATTCCAATTTCTGTATTAAAGTGTGCAGATGCATTTGATTTTCCTATTATCGTGTTTCAAAGGGAAGTTCCGTTTGTTAGTATAACTCAGGATATTCACTCCGTACTCATCAATCAGCAATACGACATGATAAAAAAACTGGATTCATATGCACAGGAGTTAAACAGGAGGCTCCTCGGCGTAAATCACTTCAGAGAGATCCTTCAGGTTTTACATAAGGAGCTTGCTGTCCCTGTACTATTTCAGCTAAAAGAGCAAGAGGTGGAAATCTATCCTCTCATGTGCTCACCTGATGAAGAGAGAATACGAAAATGTTATCACAGTCATAAAGATTCCCGTAATCATCATTTTGCCTCCACTAAAGTTATTCTATTTGACCAGGAATACGCAGAGTTATGTATATACAGAAGCGATCATCCTTTTAGCGAATACGAGCTCCTCATATTGGACAGAACTTCAACGGCGTTAGCACAGTATTTAATGAGAGAATTGTATTTTAACGAGCAAAAACGTTTAGAAGACTCTAAATGGATTACCTGTTGGCTAAAAGGAGAACAGTCCTATGAGAGACTATCCGCATTTTTAGGAGACTTAAATGTACAGGTCAATGGTGGTGTCGTCTGTATTTGCCAGACGAATAGGCTGAATCAACAAGAGCCGATTGATTTAACCTTTTTTAACCTTGTCACCAGAAGCATTTTTGAACAACAGGGTTTTCGTGTGTTACCCGAAAGAATAGGAAATGATCTCATTTTCATTCTTCTGGACACCAGGAGGACTGGAGATTGGAAATCGAGAGTCACCACTGCCTACGAAAAGATTCTTCAGTCTGATTTCTTTAAAGATTCTTCACAAACAGTATTTGCAACTGGCAAGTACCAAATGGAGACGATGGAAATTCACAAGAGCTATGAAACAGCTAAAGATAGTCTCATGTTTCAGTCAAAGGTGGATGCATCAAAAGCGTATTTTTTCTTTGATGATTTGCATTTATACAGGCTGATTTCAATTGTTAACAACAATGTTAATCTGTGGGAAATGATCGAAGAGTACCTCACTCCGCTCCTGGATTATGATCGTAAACATGATGGCAGTCTATTGAAGACGTTGAAGGTTTTCCTTGCATGTCAGGGATCAAAACAGGAAACATCCAAACAACTATTTATTGTAAGACAAACACTCTACCATCGCCTCAAAAAAATTGAAGATTTACTTGGAGATGATTTCATGACCTCTGATAAACGTGTGGCCATCGAGTTTCTCCTTGCTGCCCATGACTATTTGCAACCACTTAGCTCTTTGAAAAAGTCGAAGATTAATTAA